One region of Leishmania panamensis strain MHOM/PA/94/PSC-1 chromosome 28 sequence genomic DNA includes:
- a CDS encoding hypothetical protein (TriTrypDB/GeneDB-style sysID: LpmP.28.0850): MWPLSSTTPSQPSQRYRRRSSDPQTPRERADFRRDHKYAKHRPLPDAPWRQLKTKTYLDDAERLYGRKETWHTVEDAALREKLVAILQDYLRDTLAAARLESKDARKYAFLCSTAARHYRAHVSSGAFGLPEGLQEWARKVLARRASTTTTKSSTALSTSLDVHEGNADADEKLRETGVASTPWHAAAADKHHGNSASSFHSEEEHAAAQFREARQRRGAEANLAHTVAMADLPDADSRHSPHSAFPFLRQRALENEATLDPSLVDWTAKYFAEDDARTFAEPPRLRAGMVQSEEGSVSDYEATEGGPKERGASPLGILGATKDRRPSDFAPPASTVAHRPVSLHARHRLQRTLRDHENRHRATFDAEGIYYKVRRQSDVEECAPKPQQVKASDLEASGRRPDVVKVPWSVAAKAKAQGYSSDTLRAKERLIRLTRGEDPETIP; this comes from the coding sequence ATGTGGCCGTTATCTTCCACCACCCCGTCGCAGCCGTCGCAGCGATACAGACGGCGCTCTTCTGACCCGCAAACACCGCGGGAAAGGGCCGACTTTCGGCGCGACCACAAGTACGCAAAGCATCGCCCCCTCCCAGATGCcccgtggcggcagctgaaGACGAAAACGTATCTCGACGACGCGGAACGTCTATATGGCCGCAAAGAGACTTGGCACACCGTTGAGGACGCTGCTCTTCGGGAAAAGCTGGTTGCAATTCTGCAGGATTATCTGCGTGACACccttgcagctgcgcgcctgGAGTCCAAGGACGCCCGCAAGTAcgcctttctctgctctACTGCAGCGAGACACTACCGCGCTCACGTATCTTCCGGGGCCTTTGGCCTTCCAGAAGGCTTGCAGGAGTGGGCACGGAAGGTGCTAGCCAGGCgtgcctccaccaccaccacaaaaTCATCCACTGCACTGTCGACGTCTCTTGACGTGCACGAAGGTAACGCGGATGCGGACGAGAAATTGCGAGAAACTGGCGTCGCTTCCACACCATGgcatgcagcggcggcagacAAACACCACGGCAACTCTGCTTCTTCCTTCCACTCCGAGGAGGAACATGCTGCTGCCCAGTTTCGTGAGGCGCGTCAGCGTCGCGGTGCCGAGGCAAACCTAGCACACACCGTTGCCATGGCAGACTTGCCAGATGCTGACAGTCGGCATTCGCCCCACtctgcctttccttttctccggcagcgcgcgctggagAACGAAGCCACGCTTGATCCGTCCTTGGTGGACTGGACGGCCAAGTACTTCGCTGAGGATGATGCTAGAACGTTCGCAGAGCCGCCACGGCTTCGTGCGGGCATGGTGCAGAGCGAGGAAGGTAGTGTGTCCGATTATGAAGCAACCGAAGGCGGCCctaaggagagaggcgcctcGCCTCTTGGGATACTTGGTGCCACCAAAGACAGGCGACCATCAGACTTtgcgccgccggcgtcaACTGTGGCTCACCGCCCTGTCTCTCTGCACGCGCGGCACCGTCTGCAGCGCACCTTGCGTGACCACGAGAACCGTCATCGCGCCACCTTCGATGCTGAGGGTATCTACTACAAGGTTCGCCGACAAAGTGATGTAGAGGAGTGTGCGCCgaagccgcagcaggtgAAAGCCTCTGACCTGGAGGCGTCCGGCAGGCGGCCAGATGTGGTGAAGGTGCCGTGGAGCGTGGCAGCCAAAGCGAAGGCACAGGGATACTCGAGTGACACGCTACGGGCGAAGGAGCGACTGATTCGACTCACCCGTGGTGAAGACCCCGAAACAATTCCATAG
- a CDS encoding hypothetical protein (TriTrypDB/GeneDB-style sysID: LpmP.28.0860), with product MRDEEVKLQSQAACGAQCVAFSSKQVFVPATPLNADTVQDEDALEATAECIFPCYISCGCPVLVQILPGHQYSNLSEAEEKSVSCAPSSMQVRRLYMLTPAGSKHGIHDPQRTSYYTRLPDATFQCWQKHNKVIDSVLDAGKECLTSPLHKRFTGLSSLDVEVLELLNLTKTLGCVTDGSGAASVNSTRNTSS from the coding sequence ATGAGGGACGAAGAGGTCAAGCTGCAGAGTCAAGCAGCGTGCGGCGCGCAATGCGTGGCCTTCTCCTCCAAGCAGGTTTTTGTTCCTGCAACGCCTCTGAATGCGGATACGGTGCAGGACGAGGACGCCTTGGAAGCGACGGCGGAGTGCATTTTTCCCTGCTACATCTCATGCGGGTGCCCAGTACTTGTGCAAATATTGCCTGGACACCAATACTCAAATCTCTCTGAGGCCGAGGAGAAGTCGGTGAGTTGCGCGCCATCTTCGATGCAGGTGAGGCGCCTCTACATGCTCACTCCTGCTGGCAGCAAACACGGTATCCACGATCCCCAGCGGACTTCCTACTACACGCGCCTACCCGATGCCACTTTTCAGTGTTGGCAGAAGCATAACAAAGTCATTGACAGTGTTTTGGATGCAGGCAAGGAGTGCCTTACCTCACCCCTTCACAAGCGCTTTACGGGACTCTCCAGCCTTGACGTCGAGGTtctggagctgctgaaccTGACCAAGACTCTTGGGTGTGTcaccgacggcagcggcgccgcttctgtGAACTCTACTCGCAACACGTCTAGTTAA
- a CDS encoding RNA binding protein rbp16, putative (TriTrypDB/GeneDB-style sysID: LpmP.28.0870): MFRVSSVHRIAPSLALLNTGKVVSWMSGRGFGFIEDNADKKQHFVHFSALQTETGGYRALAVDQEVEFEVASQDGRTRAENVTAPGGAKLPSGPRPPDGAPSGRGGFSGGRGRGRGGRNYNSRQDRGGDRDGGRQNNNFSDEF, encoded by the coding sequence ATGTTCCGTGTTTCCTCTGTGCACCGCATTGCACCGtcactggcgctgctgaacacCGGCAAGGTCGTCTCGTGGATGAGTGGCCGCGGCTTTGGGTTCATCGAGGACAATGCGGACAAGAAGCAGCACTTTGTTcacttctctgctctccagACGGAGACAGGCGGCTACCGCGCGCTCGCGGTCGATCAGGAAGTTGAGTTCGAGGTGGCCTCGCAGGATGGCCGCACTCGCGCTGAGAACGTTACCGCCCCTGGCGGCGCCAAGCTCCCCTCTGGTCCCCGCCCACCGGATGGTGCCCCCAGTGGTCGTGGTGGCTTCAGCGGTGGCCGCGGTCGTGGCCGTGGTGGTCGCAACTATAACAGTCGCCAGgaccgcggcggcgatcGCGATGGCGGGCGTCAAAACAACAACTTCAGCGATGAATTCTAG